A part of Synechococcus sp. UW179A genomic DNA contains:
- the gyrB gene encoding DNA topoisomerase (ATP-hydrolyzing) subunit B — protein sequence MSEAAKVQAAYGAEQIQVLEGLEPVRKRPGMYIGTTGPRGLHHLVYEVVDNSVDEALAGHCTEIQVVLGEDGSACITDNGRGIPTDVHPRTGKSALETVLTVLHAGGKFGAGGYKVSGGLHGVGVSVVNALSEWVEVTVRRQGKVHRQRFERGAPIGSLVSEDQPSSENGLTGTSVRFKPDIEIFTVGIEFDYATLSARLRELAYLNGGVKIVFRDERETARDAEGNPHEEIYFYEGGIKEYVAYMNAEKDALHPEIIYVNAEKDGVSIEAALQWCVDAYSDSILGFANNIRTVDGGTHIEGLKTVLTRTLNTFARKRGKRKEADSNLAGENIREGLTAVLSVKVPEPEFEGQTKTKLGNTEVRGIVDNLVGEALSQYLEFNPGVIDMILEKAIQAFNAAEAARRARELVRRKSVLESSTLPGKLADCSSRDPAESEIYIVEGDSAGGSAKQGRDRRFQAILPLRGKILNIEKTDDAKIYKNTEIQALITALGLGIKGEDFDAKNLRYHRVVIMTDADVDGAHIRTLILTFFYRYQKELVEGGYIYIACPPLYKVERGKKHSYCYNEQQLQKTLDGFGEKANYNIQRFKGLGEMMPQQLWETTMDPSTRTMKRVEVQDALEADRIFTILMGDKVAPRREFIETHSAELDMSALDI from the coding sequence ATGAGCGAAGCCGCGAAAGTACAGGCGGCCTATGGCGCCGAACAGATTCAGGTGCTGGAGGGTCTAGAACCCGTTCGTAAGCGCCCCGGGATGTACATCGGCACCACAGGGCCGAGGGGATTGCATCACCTGGTTTATGAGGTGGTGGACAATTCGGTGGACGAGGCCTTGGCTGGCCACTGCACCGAGATTCAGGTGGTGCTGGGTGAGGACGGATCCGCTTGCATCACCGATAACGGTCGAGGCATTCCCACCGATGTTCACCCCCGCACGGGCAAGAGCGCGCTTGAAACAGTGCTGACTGTGCTGCATGCCGGTGGCAAGTTTGGCGCCGGCGGATACAAGGTTTCGGGTGGTCTACACGGTGTTGGCGTTTCGGTTGTCAATGCTCTGAGCGAATGGGTGGAGGTCACCGTTCGCCGTCAGGGCAAGGTGCATCGCCAGCGCTTTGAGCGAGGCGCCCCGATTGGCAGTCTTGTGTCTGAGGATCAGCCCTCCTCTGAAAATGGCCTGACCGGCACCAGTGTGCGCTTCAAACCCGATATTGAAATTTTCACTGTTGGCATCGAGTTTGATTACGCAACACTTTCGGCTCGTCTGCGCGAACTCGCTTATCTCAATGGAGGAGTGAAAATTGTCTTCCGCGATGAGCGAGAGACTGCTCGCGATGCAGAAGGCAATCCTCACGAAGAAATTTATTTCTATGAGGGCGGCATCAAAGAATATGTTGCTTATATGAATGCTGAAAAAGATGCATTGCATCCTGAAATTATTTATGTGAATGCCGAAAAGGATGGTGTTTCGATTGAAGCAGCATTGCAGTGGTGCGTTGATGCTTATTCCGACAGCATTCTTGGATTCGCCAATAACATCCGTACTGTGGATGGTGGCACCCACATCGAAGGTTTGAAGACTGTTCTAACTCGAACACTCAATACGTTTGCGCGTAAGCGAGGTAAACGTAAAGAGGCAGATAGCAATCTTGCCGGCGAGAATATTCGTGAGGGTTTAACGGCAGTGTTGTCTGTCAAAGTGCCCGAGCCCGAATTTGAAGGACAGACCAAAACCAAGCTTGGCAATACGGAAGTTCGTGGCATTGTTGATAATCTTGTCGGTGAGGCTCTGAGTCAGTACCTGGAATTCAATCCGGGGGTGATCGATATGATCCTCGAGAAGGCGATCCAGGCCTTCAATGCAGCGGAAGCTGCTCGCCGCGCTCGCGAACTGGTGCGGCGTAAAAGCGTCTTAGAAAGTTCAACGTTGCCTGGCAAGCTTGCCGACTGCAGTTCTCGAGATCCTGCTGAATCCGAGATCTATATCGTTGAGGGAGATTCTGCTGGTGGTTCCGCCAAGCAGGGTCGTGATCGTCGTTTCCAGGCAATCCTGCCCTTGAGAGGCAAGATCCTCAATATCGAGAAGACTGATGACGCCAAGATCTATAAAAACACTGAAATTCAGGCCTTGATTACTGCCCTGGGTCTGGGCATTAAAGGTGAAGATTTTGATGCCAAAAATCTGCGTTATCACCGGGTTGTGATCATGACAGACGCTGATGTTGACGGCGCCCATATCCGCACCCTGATCTTGACTTTCTTCTATCGATACCAGAAGGAGTTAGTGGAAGGTGGATATATTTATATTGCCTGCCCTCCCTTGTACAAAGTTGAGCGCGGCAAAAAACATTCTTATTGCTACAACGAGCAGCAATTGCAAAAAACGTTGGATGGTTTTGGCGAAAAAGCCAATTACAACATCCAACGATTTAAGGGTCTTGGCGAAATGATGCCTCAGCAGCTTTGGGAAACCACGATGGATCCTTCTACGCGCACGATGAAGCGCGTGGAAGTTCAAGATGCCTTGGAAGCAGATCGCATCTTCACAATTTTGATGGGCGACAAAGTGGCGCCCAGGCGTGAATTCATCGAAACCCACAGTGCTGAGCTCGATATGTCAGCACTCGACATCTGA
- the infC gene encoding translation initiation factor IF-3: MPPRPRFDRRAPVRELPNINDRINYPQLRVVDADGTQLGVIDREAALSVAKERELDLVLVSEKADPPVCRIMDYGKYKFEQEKKAKEAKKKSHQTEVKEVKMRYKIDQHDYDVRIGQAQRFLKAGDKVKCTVIFRGREIQHTALAEVLLRRMAKDLEEPAEIQQPPKREGRNMIMFLTPRKTPLAKQDEKEEAANKAVRTITAPPRAAARQISKPGTNG; the protein is encoded by the coding sequence ATGCCACCACGTCCCCGTTTTGACCGCCGTGCTCCTGTCAGGGAGCTCCCCAATATCAACGATCGCATCAACTACCCACAGCTTCGCGTGGTGGATGCAGACGGCACTCAACTTGGAGTGATTGATCGGGAAGCAGCCCTATCAGTTGCCAAAGAAAGGGAATTGGATCTTGTTCTGGTCAGCGAAAAAGCTGATCCGCCTGTTTGCCGGATCATGGACTACGGCAAATACAAATTCGAACAAGAGAAAAAGGCCAAGGAAGCCAAGAAAAAATCGCATCAGACCGAAGTTAAAGAAGTCAAGATGCGATACAAAATTGATCAGCACGATTACGACGTGCGAATCGGCCAGGCTCAGCGTTTTCTCAAGGCCGGCGACAAAGTGAAATGCACCGTGATCTTCCGCGGCCGCGAGATCCAGCACACTGCTCTTGCTGAGGTTCTGCTCAGACGCATGGCCAAGGATCTCGAGGAGCCAGCTGAGATCCAGCAGCCCCCTAAACGCGAGGGCCGCAACATGATCATGTTCCTCACGCCGCGCAAGACGCCTCTGGCCAAGCAGGACGAAAAGGAAGAAGCTGCCAACAAAGCGGTGCGCACGATCACAGCACCTCCTCGCGCGGCAGCCAGGCAGATCAGCAAACCAGGAACGAACGGTTGA
- a CDS encoding CrcB family protein, with the protein MPEQSPSLRTELQELMLVAVGAVPGALLRWQFEVLLQDRDVLVNVVGSLILGLLLGLPYRPRVQLLVGIGFCGSLTTFSSWMVSSVDLIYSGQTLAAFGLIGMTLGLGLGGAALGLWIGRRVYALAIKPSAPPR; encoded by the coding sequence ATGCCTGAACAGTCACCTTCTCTGCGTACGGAGCTGCAGGAGCTGATGTTGGTTGCGGTCGGTGCAGTCCCAGGGGCGTTGCTGCGCTGGCAGTTTGAAGTGCTTTTGCAAGACCGAGATGTGCTGGTCAACGTGGTCGGTTCTCTGATCTTGGGCCTGTTGCTGGGCTTGCCGTATCGGCCCAGGGTTCAGCTGCTGGTTGGGATTGGTTTCTGCGGTTCGTTGACCACCTTCAGCAGCTGGATGGTGAGCAGCGTGGATCTGATTTATTCGGGTCAGACGCTTGCGGCCTTTGGGCTGATTGGCATGACCCTGGGGCTGGGCCTTGGTGGCGCAGCCCTTGGTTTGTGGATCGGCCGCAGGGTCTATGCGCTGGCGATCAAGCCTTCAGCGCCGCCTCGATAG
- the mgtE gene encoding magnesium transporter codes for MDQAPDSSESLALSDVPSHQKVVEVVARQLESMLSVGNYDGVKILLEPVQPVDVAEAIGSLPRTMQALAFRLLGKDEAIEVYEYLEPPIQQSLLERLRSGEVLELVEEMSPDDRVRLFDELPAKVVRRLLTELSPVERRVTAQLLGYASETAGRLMTTEYIDLKEFQSAAQALTIVRRRARETETIYSLYVTDGQRHLTGILSLRDLVTADPEDRIGDVMTRDVVSVNTDTDQEEVARAIQRYDFLAVPIVDRERRLVGIVTVDDVIDVIEQEATRDLYAAGAVEAGDEDDYFQSNLFTVARRRVVWLSILVLASFVTSEVIALNEEVLKQVVLLAAFIPLLAGTGGNVGAQSSTVVIRGLSTQSITSLGQFRAVAREATAGLLLGLLMMLLVVPFAWWRGQSPLVGLSVGTSLLAITTLAATAGAAFPLLFNRLGWDPALMSTPFITTCTDVVGTLIYLKTAAWLLLNMPQLLTTTGISTQLLVAAHF; via the coding sequence ATGGATCAGGCACCGGATTCCAGTGAAAGCCTCGCGTTGAGCGATGTACCTTCCCACCAGAAGGTCGTGGAGGTGGTTGCTCGCCAGCTGGAGTCAATGCTGAGTGTGGGCAATTACGACGGTGTCAAGATTCTCCTGGAACCCGTTCAGCCAGTGGATGTGGCCGAGGCGATTGGCAGCCTTCCCCGCACCATGCAGGCCCTTGCGTTTCGTTTGCTCGGCAAAGACGAGGCGATCGAGGTTTATGAATACCTTGAGCCTCCCATCCAGCAGAGCTTGCTGGAGCGCTTGCGTTCTGGTGAGGTATTGGAGCTGGTTGAGGAGATGTCTCCCGACGATCGGGTGCGGCTGTTTGATGAACTGCCGGCCAAGGTGGTTCGCCGTCTGTTGACGGAGCTCAGTCCCGTGGAGCGTCGTGTGACAGCTCAGCTGTTGGGCTACGCCAGCGAAACGGCAGGTCGTTTGATGACGACCGAATACATCGATTTAAAGGAGTTTCAAAGCGCCGCCCAGGCACTCACGATCGTGCGACGCCGCGCTCGCGAGACGGAAACGATTTACAGCCTTTATGTCACGGATGGGCAGCGCCATCTCACGGGGATCCTGTCGCTGCGGGACCTCGTTACAGCAGACCCTGAGGACCGGATTGGCGATGTCATGACCAGAGATGTTGTGAGCGTCAATACCGATACCGATCAGGAGGAAGTTGCCCGTGCAATTCAGCGGTACGACTTTCTGGCTGTGCCGATCGTGGATCGGGAGCGCCGTCTGGTGGGCATCGTCACCGTGGATGACGTGATCGATGTGATCGAGCAGGAGGCCACGCGCGATCTGTACGCCGCAGGTGCGGTGGAGGCCGGTGATGAAGACGATTATTTCCAGAGCAATCTGTTCACCGTCGCTCGACGCCGGGTTGTGTGGCTGTCGATATTGGTTTTGGCCAGTTTTGTCACCTCAGAGGTGATTGCACTTAACGAAGAGGTGCTTAAGCAGGTCGTGCTTCTTGCTGCTTTTATTCCGCTCTTGGCGGGCACCGGCGGCAATGTGGGTGCCCAAAGTTCCACCGTGGTCATCCGTGGCTTGAGCACGCAGAGCATCACCTCCCTTGGCCAGTTCAGGGCAGTTGCGCGCGAAGCGACCGCAGGGCTTTTGCTGGGACTGTTGATGATGCTTCTGGTGGTTCCTTTTGCCTGGTGGCGTGGTCAAAGCCCGCTGGTGGGGTTGTCGGTGGGGACAAGTCTGTTGGCCATCACAACCTTGGCTGCAACGGCCGGTGCTGCGTTCCCTCTGCTGTTCAACCGTCTGGGCTGGGATCCGGCGCTCATGTCCACGCCGTTCATCACCACCTGCACTGATGTAGTGGGCACTCTGATTTATCTAAAAACCGCTGCGTGGCTCTTGCTCAACATGCCCCAGCTGCTCACAACCACAGGTATTTCTACCCAATTACTCGTTGCAGCCCATTTCTGA
- a CDS encoding GntR family transcriptional regulator, with product MRFHIQQESDIPASTQLYNQICFAIAARHYPPGHRLPSTRQLAMQTGLHRNTISKVYRQLETDGVVEAMAGSGIYVRDQQKPRELRTPTNMRNRGVTDVDREVRKCVDGLLNAGCTLQQTRDLLTREIDWRLRCGARVLVSTPREDIGASMLIAEELEPCLDVPVEVVPMEELESVLESASNGTVVTSRYFLQPVEELAKRHGVRAVAVDLNDFREELAMLKELRQGSCVGLVSISPGILRAAEVILHSMRGNELLLMTATPDVGSRLLALLRASSHVLCDRPSMPLVEQSLRQNRSQLMRMPQLHCAESYLSGDTIELLRKEIGLQLS from the coding sequence GTGCGATTCCACATCCAACAGGAAAGCGACATACCGGCTTCAACCCAGCTCTACAACCAAATCTGCTTCGCGATCGCAGCACGGCACTACCCACCCGGCCACCGCCTGCCAAGCACTCGGCAGCTGGCCATGCAGACGGGATTGCACCGCAACACCATCAGCAAGGTGTATCGCCAGCTCGAGACCGATGGCGTGGTGGAAGCCATGGCCGGCTCCGGCATTTATGTGCGGGATCAGCAAAAGCCAAGAGAACTGCGCACACCGACCAACATGCGCAACCGCGGGGTCACCGATGTGGACCGCGAAGTGCGCAAGTGTGTGGATGGCCTTTTGAATGCGGGCTGCACCTTGCAGCAGACCAGGGATCTGCTGACCCGCGAAATCGACTGGCGGCTGCGTTGCGGGGCCAGGGTGCTGGTGAGCACACCAAGAGAAGACATCGGCGCTTCAATGCTGATCGCTGAAGAACTCGAGCCCTGCCTCGATGTACCGGTAGAAGTGGTTCCAATGGAAGAGCTGGAAAGCGTTCTGGAAAGCGCCAGCAATGGCACCGTTGTGACCAGCCGCTATTTCCTTCAACCGGTAGAGGAACTGGCAAAGCGCCATGGGGTGCGCGCCGTAGCCGTCGACCTCAATGACTTCCGAGAGGAGCTGGCCATGCTCAAGGAGCTGCGACAGGGAAGTTGCGTGGGGCTCGTGAGCATTAGCCCAGGCATCTTGCGGGCAGCGGAAGTGATCCTGCACAGCATGCGCGGCAACGAGCTACTGCTGATGACTGCCACTCCTGATGTAGGCAGCCGGCTTCTGGCCCTGCTCAGAGCCTCCAGCCATGTGCTCTGCGACCGCCCCAGCATGCCTCTGGTTGAGCAGAGCCTGCGCCAGAACCGATCCCAGCTGATGCGCATGCCTCAGTTGCATTGCGCAGAGAGCTATCTCAGTGGAGACACGATCGAACTGCTGCGCAAGGAAATTGGCCTGCAACTCAGCTAG
- a CDS encoding CrcB family protein, whose translation MVGLGAIPGAWLRLRVVNHFEPLVPRKHWGTFVVNLVAAFALGLVLGLERAGRCDSSAGSTALILLVGTGFFGSLSTFSTFAVEVLATLREHRWGEAVLLTAGSVIAGLLVAAAGFSLGLVDA comes from the coding sequence ATGGTTGGGCTGGGTGCCATTCCTGGAGCCTGGTTGCGCCTGAGGGTGGTCAACCACTTTGAACCGTTGGTTCCGCGCAAACACTGGGGAACTTTTGTGGTGAATCTCGTGGCTGCGTTCGCCCTGGGTCTAGTGCTCGGTTTAGAGCGTGCGGGTCGTTGCGACAGTTCCGCAGGTTCCACTGCGCTGATCTTGCTGGTTGGAACGGGTTTTTTTGGCAGTTTGAGCACCTTTTCCACTTTTGCGGTGGAGGTTCTTGCCACCTTGCGTGAACATCGCTGGGGCGAAGCTGTGCTGCTCACCGCTGGCTCGGTGATTGCTGGTCTGTTAGTGGCTGCTGCAGGTTTCAGTTTGGGACTCGTCGATGCCTGA
- the miaA gene encoding tRNA (adenosine(37)-N6)-dimethylallyltransferase MiaA, whose protein sequence is MSEHRPPAAPGSAQLPPLVVVLLGPTASGKTALALQLAERFELEIVNVDSRQLYKDMTVGTAKPTAEQRARVPHHLLDLRRPDQPITLREFQDEALTVVNRNLEQRAATLLVGGSGLYLKALTAGLKPPSVAPQPALREQLAQLGQETCYQLLMDADPEAGRRIAAADAVRTQRALEVLYATGKTMSSQTSASPPPWRVLELGLNPANLRQRISQRTKQLYAEGLIEETQQLKELYGADLPLLQTIGYGEALQVLEGQLDRTSAIAKTTKRTQQFAKRQRTWFRRQHQAHWLSDTDPFNDASQQIEAGLG, encoded by the coding sequence ATGTCTGAACACAGGCCACCGGCAGCGCCAGGATCAGCGCAGCTTCCACCACTGGTGGTGGTGCTGCTGGGGCCAACCGCTAGTGGCAAAACGGCTCTGGCCCTCCAGCTGGCTGAACGCTTTGAGCTGGAGATTGTGAATGTTGATTCACGGCAGCTCTACAAAGACATGACTGTGGGCACGGCCAAACCGACCGCAGAGCAAAGAGCACGGGTGCCCCATCACCTACTCGACCTGCGCCGACCTGACCAGCCAATCACCCTGCGCGAGTTTCAGGACGAGGCCCTGACAGTGGTCAACCGCAACCTGGAACAACGAGCTGCCACTTTGCTGGTGGGAGGAAGCGGCCTTTACCTCAAAGCACTAACCGCTGGCCTGAAGCCACCCTCGGTTGCACCTCAGCCAGCACTGCGTGAGCAACTTGCTCAGCTAGGCCAGGAAACCTGTTATCAACTGTTGATGGACGCAGATCCTGAGGCAGGTCGCCGAATCGCCGCGGCGGATGCAGTCCGCACCCAACGCGCACTGGAGGTGCTTTACGCCACTGGCAAGACGATGAGCTCGCAGACCAGTGCCAGCCCACCTCCATGGCGCGTGCTCGAACTCGGCCTCAATCCAGCCAATCTGCGCCAACGCATCAGCCAGCGCACTAAACAGCTTTACGCAGAGGGGTTGATTGAAGAAACCCAGCAACTGAAAGAGCTTTACGGAGCTGACCTGCCCCTACTACAAACAATCGGCTATGGCGAAGCACTGCAGGTGCTGGAAGGTCAGCTCGATCGAACCAGCGCCATCGCAAAAACCACCAAGCGCACACAACAGTTCGCCAAGCGTCAGCGCACCTGGTTCAGACGCCAACACCAGGCTCACTGGCTCAGTGATACTGATCCCTTCAACGATGCCAGTCAGCAGATCGAAGCGGGTCTAGGGTAA
- a CDS encoding ABC transporter permease, with product MSQAEHIRPTSQHPRGLSFTKSLLRHRELWLRLSEREIAGRYRGSVLGWGWSLLTPLMMLAVYTFVFSTVFKARWGDLEQAGSFGFAINLFAGLITFNLFAECATEAPTLILNNVNYVTKVIFPLESLGVVSVITAVFHAFTSTIVLIVFELIAVQHVPLTIVFLPIVWLPFLLGCLSMSWLLSALGVFLRDLEQVTGVAVSMLMFLSAVFYPLSALPAGLQTLMGLNPLVVVIEQSRRILVQGEMPSLSYVVLGSLLMLALCEFSYRFFCKARRGFADVL from the coding sequence ATGAGCCAAGCAGAACACATCCGACCCACATCTCAGCATCCACGCGGTCTGAGTTTTACCAAGAGTCTTCTTCGTCATCGAGAATTATGGCTTCGCTTAAGTGAGCGCGAAATCGCTGGCCGTTATCGCGGTTCAGTTCTCGGATGGGGGTGGAGTCTACTGACTCCGTTGATGATGTTGGCGGTATACACCTTTGTCTTCTCCACAGTCTTTAAAGCACGCTGGGGCGATCTTGAGCAAGCAGGATCATTCGGATTTGCCATCAATCTGTTTGCCGGCCTGATCACGTTTAATCTATTTGCCGAGTGCGCTACAGAAGCACCAACACTCATTCTCAATAACGTAAATTACGTTACCAAAGTAATTTTTCCACTGGAATCACTAGGCGTCGTTTCTGTTATCACAGCAGTGTTTCATGCCTTCACCAGCACGATCGTACTCATCGTTTTCGAGCTTATTGCAGTTCAACATGTTCCTCTAACCATTGTCTTCCTACCGATTGTCTGGCTACCTTTTCTCCTGGGCTGTTTATCAATGAGCTGGTTGCTATCAGCACTGGGAGTCTTTCTGCGCGATCTCGAGCAGGTGACGGGTGTCGCCGTAAGCATGCTGATGTTTCTCAGCGCTGTGTTTTATCCGCTGTCTGCCTTGCCCGCCGGCTTGCAAACATTAATGGGATTGAATCCTCTGGTTGTTGTGATCGAACAAAGCAGACGTATTTTAGTTCAGGGAGAAATGCCAAGCCTCAGCTATGTAGTACTTGGCTCACTACTGATGCTGGCGCTATGCGAGTTCAGCTACAGATTCTTCTGCAAAGCTCGCCGGGGGTTTGCCGATGTGCTCTGA
- a CDS encoding glutathione peroxidase: protein MATSISSVCVRTPDGSEKSLGAYAGKVLLIVNVASRCGFTKQYAGLQALQDKYGAEGLCVLGFPCNDFGAQEPGSLDEIKSFCSTTYGASFELFDKVHATGSTTEPYTTLNQSEPAGDVAWNFEKFLVGKDGTVLNRYKSGIAPEDAELSSAIEAALKA from the coding sequence ATGGCTACCAGCATCAGCAGCGTTTGCGTGCGCACCCCAGACGGCAGCGAAAAATCTCTCGGCGCCTACGCCGGCAAGGTGCTGCTGATCGTGAACGTGGCCAGCCGCTGCGGCTTCACCAAGCAATATGCCGGTCTCCAAGCCCTACAAGACAAGTACGGGGCAGAGGGACTTTGCGTTCTGGGATTCCCCTGCAACGACTTCGGAGCCCAGGAGCCCGGCAGCCTTGATGAAATCAAGAGCTTCTGCTCCACCACCTACGGTGCCAGCTTCGAATTGTTCGACAAGGTGCATGCCACAGGAAGCACCACGGAGCCTTACACCACACTCAATCAGTCAGAACCTGCGGGAGATGTGGCCTGGAATTTCGAAAAATTCCTTGTCGGCAAGGACGGTACCGTTCTCAATCGATACAAGAGCGGCATTGCTCCAGAAGATGCTGAACTCAGTAGCGCTATCGAGGCGGCGCTGAAGGCTTGA
- a CDS encoding ABC transporter ATP-binding protein has protein sequence MCSDLALEVEELGKLYPIFENPRDRLLQAIWGKRKRLYQPFWALEDVSFQLKRGQTLGVVGRNGSGKSTLLQLICGTLTPTTGRVWVEGRIGALLELGSGFNPEFTGLENIYLNATLLGLTQSEINSRLDKILEFAEIGDFVNQPVKTYSSGMAVRLAFSVQAHTQPDLLVVDEALAVGDEMFQKKCYSHLKRLKKQGTAILLVTHSCPQILEHCDQALLLNNGQLKLQGSPKLITTTYERLSNSPVDEWNSYLNQSNGSSKDLKKTTCEPDESESCTPQHDPHLVPSSSVSYEAHGLQIQCVEVLSQDGAPANLFRTDQPFSVCFHYRASRPFKDLQMACNIANQTGVRVTGQRHHGPICSGEERFSITFHFKDGLLPGLYFIGGGVWQNERPNHFIHRVVDICAFRITADQPVMSFGLCDLKAGEPTVQGITM, from the coding sequence ATGTGCTCTGATCTGGCTCTTGAAGTGGAAGAGCTTGGCAAGCTCTATCCCATTTTTGAGAATCCTCGCGACCGTCTGCTGCAAGCGATTTGGGGAAAGAGAAAGCGCCTCTACCAACCGTTTTGGGCTTTAGAAGACGTTAGCTTTCAGCTCAAGCGTGGGCAAACTCTCGGCGTTGTTGGACGTAATGGCTCCGGCAAAAGCACGCTTCTGCAATTGATCTGTGGAACTCTCACACCAACAACAGGCAGAGTCTGGGTTGAAGGCCGCATCGGAGCTCTGCTCGAATTGGGTAGTGGATTCAACCCAGAATTCACGGGCCTCGAGAATATCTACCTCAACGCAACCCTATTAGGTCTCACTCAAAGCGAGATTAATTCTCGACTGGATAAGATCCTTGAATTTGCAGAAATCGGTGACTTCGTCAACCAACCTGTCAAAACGTATTCCAGTGGAATGGCTGTTCGCCTGGCTTTTTCGGTTCAGGCACATACACAACCTGATTTACTGGTCGTCGACGAAGCCCTGGCAGTCGGCGATGAAATGTTTCAGAAAAAATGCTATAGCCACCTCAAGAGATTGAAAAAACAGGGTACGGCAATACTTTTAGTCACCCATAGTTGTCCCCAGATCCTAGAACATTGCGACCAAGCCCTCTTGCTCAACAACGGGCAATTAAAACTACAAGGCTCCCCAAAGCTGATCACAACCACTTATGAAAGACTAAGTAACTCACCGGTCGATGAATGGAATAGCTATTTAAACCAATCCAATGGATCAAGCAAAGACCTGAAGAAAACAACCTGCGAACCCGACGAATCAGAGTCATGCACACCACAACATGATCCCCACTTAGTACCTAGCTCTAGTGTGAGTTACGAAGCGCATGGACTTCAAATTCAGTGCGTGGAAGTCCTCAGCCAAGACGGCGCTCCAGCAAATCTGTTCCGAACCGATCAACCCTTCAGCGTGTGCTTCCACTATCGAGCCAGCAGGCCTTTTAAAGACCTACAAATGGCCTGCAACATCGCCAATCAAACCGGTGTTCGCGTCACAGGACAACGTCACCATGGGCCCATTTGTTCTGGAGAAGAGCGGTTCAGCATTACCTTCCATTTCAAAGACGGACTGCTCCCAGGGCTTTATTTTATTGGCGGAGGGGTCTGGCAAAACGAGCGGCCCAATCACTTCATTCATCGTGTAGTCGATATCTGCGCATTCCGCATCACAGCTGATCAACCTGTCATGAGTTTTGGACTCTGTGATCTCAAGGCCGGTGAACCCACGGTGCAGGGAATAACGATGTGA
- a CDS encoding SH3 domain-containing protein gives MNHSATVVLRWSWLLVVSLFGPVALPAGGAERRLPQVRRQQGSGPLLSGSDCVLHSSPLVAAPALRRLEIGTPLQLLRRWRSEDGSDWIQVKVTSGPVPNDSLEQQRGWIHH, from the coding sequence ATGAATCACTCCGCAACGGTGGTGCTGCGTTGGAGCTGGTTGCTTGTCGTTTCGTTGTTTGGTCCTGTCGCTTTGCCGGCAGGTGGAGCGGAGCGACGCTTACCCCAGGTTCGACGCCAGCAGGGCAGTGGCCCTCTGCTCAGTGGCAGTGATTGTGTGCTCCATTCCAGTCCGCTGGTAGCAGCTCCTGCTTTGCGGCGACTTGAGATCGGGACCCCGTTGCAATTGTTGCGTCGTTGGCGCAGTGAGGATGGCAGTGATTGGATCCAGGTGAAGGTCACCTCTGGACCTGTGCCTAATGATTCTCTTGAGCAGCAGCGAGGTTGGATTCATCACTGA